DNA sequence from the Dreissena polymorpha isolate Duluth1 chromosome 3, UMN_Dpol_1.0, whole genome shotgun sequence genome:
TGAAGAAATTCATCaccaatatttatattattaacgATAGATAATTAACAGTATTTGTTAAAGTTTCatgtattttagttttttttacaaaaggaaATAGTTTCGTTTATACACATTCGTACCAAACGGAACGAAATGAATATTCGGTAAACTATACTATGTAATAAGCTCAAaggaaatatataaaaaatcattaaaCCTAGATTGCTAccaaaatattgcattaattgagttatgctttaaaaaaaacaacacctttaTGGAATCAAAATTGCGTGacagtagaagtagtcgtagagATATTGATCttcaacaatgtttttatttacatgttgGTAAAAAACTATATGTGCGGACgcttgtttaaatgaaaatagtcCGCGCTCAGGGAAAACGAGTCTTCATGCAGGTCACttgtagtcccagattaacctaagcagtcaacacaggctaatcagcgacgactctttctgaTGTAatggattttttcgtttaaagaaagtctcttcttaccaaaaagctagtgtaggtggaaagtttcgtcccagattaaccagtgtggactgcttaggctaatctgggatgacactttacgcatatgcattaattagGGATGGGATTCGAATACaaaaatgatattcgaatattcgtgtTCCCTTATTCGAatttattcgaatattcgattttagACATAAAATGAAAATGCCGAACTTACGCCCGTCCGGAGTAAAGTAATGTTCCTCATTGCCACACATTACACTTTCAATCGTTTTGTATATGCATCAGTGGAAAATGAGATAGATTTATCATTTTTGAGATCGATACAtgattatttttcactttatatTCGCTTAATACATTTAGTttcataacatttatttatttcacatgttGCCGGTAAACATTACCCTAATtctgatttatttcaatatcatttttGGATTACTTCCCTTATATTATATTTGTTCTTTTGGTTTCGCATTTTTTTCAGTACGGACTCCAGAACCACGACGATGTCAAAACTTGGATAgaactttaataatatataaattatattcctcatttgtactttaaaataaacacaaacaaaaacctTAGTGCAcacgttgttttttgtttaaacaaagataaCGTAAGAAAACAACATACTGGAACACATTCAGACACATGCATATACGAACTAGTTTTCAAGTTTCGTAATTATTATGTACATGCAGTGTGCATTCACAAAACAGTTAATCgccataaaacatatttacatatatttcgtATCTTCAGCAATAAACAATACATTCATCTATGCTTCATCCTCGTCAACGTAACAGACATTCACACGATTTTTGTTCAGAAACACGATGGCATCCACGATGCAACTTGAGAGTCTGTTTCTCAACTTACTGAGCAGTAAGCCGGTTGAACTAAACACCCTTTTGTATGGCACTGACGTCGCGGGCACCGAGAGTACACGTCGGGCTACCACTACCACCTTTTGGAATCCTGCCTCGTTCTCCCGCCACCACTGCAGAGGATCCATGCCAACGGACTTCTCGTTTACATAGCACTGAAGCTCATCCTCCAGCGTACTCTCCGGTGAGCCAAAGTCCAGGAAATCCAACTTCCGGCGTTTTGATGGGGTCTCAATGTCACCGTTGTTTATTGTGAACCTAAGGGGGAAATCGTCCACGCGCGACTCCAACGTATCCTGAGTAATTTTCCGTTGTTTGGACGAGAAGAACGCCAGTTTCTTATAACGCGGGTCCAATAGAGCACCTAATGCAGCCGTTGACCTTGCTGCTTCTTCCGATTCTGGCTGGAAGCGATGGACCAAATCATTACGAATCGCCTTTTTCCCTCGATGAGCGATGGAACTGTCCGTTGAGCAAGATACAAGGCTCTTGGTGACCAATCCACAAACGATCGGATATATTTCCGACACAGACACGTGACTCTCTGTACTCATGTATGCTGTCGTATCCGCTAACGGCTTTAGAATAACACACCACTCTTTAATAATGTCCCAATCCGATTCCCTCAAGTTGAGTGCGGCGTCTTGCTTCTATGTTAACTTTGGATCCAGCATGATGTCAGTAAGAACGCGCTGCTGCTCTACCAGGCGTTCCATCATCAGATAGGTGACGTTCCACCGGGTAGGGACATCCTGGATAAGAGTGTGTGAGGGACGTTCATCGTCTTCTGTCTAACACCCAGTTCCGCCGTCAGCGTTGTGGAATGCTTGAAGTGGCCGACGAGTTTTCTGCACCGACTGACAACCGTAGACACTGAAGGCAATTCCATCGCAGGCTTCAATGTCAGTTGTAGAGTATGGGCGAAACAACCCAGATCACCCCAATCCTCACACAAACTTGCAGCACACTCGATGTTTCTCGCATTGTCATGCACACACGTGTCCACTTTACCGTCCAAACTAAATTCGGTCGCGCAGTCCTTAAGGCGATGAGCAAGGTTCTCCCCAGTGTGACGTTCAGGCATGGCACGCGTGATGAAGACGTTTGACTTGAGGTCCCATGCGTCGGTCATATGTTGTTCAGTGACGGTGATTAAACTCTCGGTAAAGTTGGAGGTCCAGGTATCCGTAGTGATAGACACGGACGGAACGCTTTCTAATTGTGACATCAGCGCCTCACGCTCCACGTTAAAGCGTCGCTGGATACGAGACCTCACTGTTTTCCTACAGGGCACTGTGTAGTCGGGGGCTACGATGCTCATTAAGTTTTTGAATCATTCGCTCTCCACTATACGAAGAGGAACATAATCAGAGACAATCATGTCGGCTATCGCCTTGGTGATTCTCTCGCTCTTGAGTGGCGCAGTGAAGAAAGACGTTACCGCAGACTGCTTTTTCGGCGTTTCATCTGCACAATAGACAAAAACAATGATTATACGAAACGCACaatgtaattttaattaaagacagGCTGTATGTCTCTTTAAGCTGCGTAAAACTTATGAGTCTCCCTATAAAAGACATAGcgttatttatttttgtcttttGAATGAACATGTATGCACACATAATCTTCCTCACTCCGTCCGTATCCCCTGGTGGTAAAAAATCTCTATGCTAGTGGAAAGGAAATTcgtaaattatataatatttatatttgtttgttgatCATCAAAATTTTGAAAAGTGTATAGCTGTATTAAAGTGATACATGATCCgcaaaacaaaatagtgtctttgtgtcgtatgaacgaatctgcactaaaactagatttagattcacatcgtaaatcgaatcatttctgtcgtcagttgtcaaaacgtttagtatgttaatgctgcattaaccaatataagtgtatatgaagtgaaaacaccaaaaaataaacaccGATTGTAAtaaacacctataaactgtaaggtgcccataatatcactttaatcagtcagaaaaataattataaagctTACCCTTTTTCCCGCAGACGGATGCTGACCATCGAGATGGTTCTGCAAATTTGACGTTGTGGATTTGTACACGAACTCCTGCTTACACAAATTGCACGTTGCCTTCGACTTATCACTTGAGCGCGTAAAATAATTCCAAACACGAGAGGGAGGCATTATGAATTTGAAATTGTAGACGTATCTTGAAAATATTGCGAGTTTGAATGAACGATCTCGAccgtatattaatttattattgttaaaaaacaaatgtaATTGGTTAATATATTTGAGCAACTACATTTTTATTAGATGAATGTATATAGCACTAAAATTGATTGGTCATTTGAAGGTAACGATAGTCGGGCTGTCTTAATTGCGAGACACTGAACTATAAATAACACGTCAATTTTCTTCGACAAAAGATTAAACGCGGTGTATTAACACCCGTGCAAactgcctgataaaatcaataaagacACTACCCCTCTCACAAGAAGAAGGCGCGAGTACATGCAGGGGCAAAGCACATCAACTTTGTACCAGCAGGGACATTAATGAAGGGTACAAAGGGAGGACATCCGAGTATCGTAGACGGCACACATGACTGGGAACTACGGGCAGATCTTAGAAAACAGctgcagtttccagacattgtccATACTACCCTACGTCCAGACATTGTGATGGTCTCCGAAAAAACAAAGAAGATCATTCTGGTAGAGCTGACTGTACCGTGGGAAGAAAGATGTACTCAGACACATGAGAGAAAGAAGGCCAAGTACGAAGATCTCGTCCAGGAATGTAGAGAGGCCGGGTGGAGAGCATGGAACTACCCGATTGAAGTGGGATGCAGAGGGTTTCCTGCACCATCGCTGGGAAAGATGTTCCAGGATATGGAAATAGTGGGACAGGCGAGAAAGCTGGCCATTAAGAAGGTATCACAGGCAGCAGAAAGAAGCTCCAGCTGGCTGTGGCTAAGGCAGGAAGCCATCCACTAATgggtagtgtctgatcaacactgccgcccgccacttagagcttgtcctaggtttaaaagggcgaaacaagcaatgacaagtggtacctagctgacgacattagtggaaagcagtttatctgtattttacaacATGAAACCCTCCAGTttgccaattatcatctcgttaATTGATGGCAGCTGTTATGCAAACAAAGACAGATGCACTAAATAAGTCTGCActgaacaaaaaaatatacattttttttaatttctttgcatatttttttttattaaaaaacaaaaatcgaatattcgaatatgaattttggattcgaatattcggccgagtttcgaatattcggtcccatTCCTAGCattaatgcattaaaataaacattggTGGCAAAATCGTTTCAATATACCACCAAAGACAATCATATAAAGACTGGAATTTTATTAAACGCTTTTCCATACGACTTAAACTTGATTGAAACTTTatagaaatttgtatcattgttATAAAACGTAATAAGTATTTACTAGTTTTATTGGTAAATATTTTCTTGCAGTTAAATCGTGAGATCATACTGCGCATTGAAAAAAGCATCTGTTTACTTTGCAAATACATTCTTGATCAAGCTGagcttaaatattataatcggaAACGGTATCTAACCAGTTACATGATAGTAATGTATGTTGATGTGCAGTATCTTTTAAACCTTTCCCGAAACATTCTTTTGTAATGGATATTAATCAAGCGATAAACAACATTTCTACACGTTCCAAATTATTCCGCCATGCTTATTTTAACAGAGTAATgattgcaacttatttccaaactCAACGAAGAAAACGGAgcattttaattatttgaaaaaatatgtaatcatttttatttaatacaaagtCCAATCTTCGACGATGATAATGGAATATTTCACGATCTATGACACTTTCGTAACTATTTGTACTAAAATTATAATAGATAATTTCACACgacacaaataaacaataatggcATTATTAAGTTGAATAATGAACGagattgtattttatgtgtatataaagtttaatatatattttgaccTGCCTGTCTGTTCCACCTTCCCTCGCTCATGCCAATGCctataacattttgtttatacatttgggccgtgctctgtgaaaaggaggtttaatatATGtgcgacactttctgctttttttttttaagaaagtctcttcttagcaataaacagtttggcaaaaactccgaaagtgtcgtccctggtaagcctgtgtggactgcacaggctaatcttggacgacactttacggacatgcatatccccttttttacagagcgcgactcatttaTTGTGTAAATAGTGCATCCCGGTAGTGCATACTTAAAAGCATCCGCTCACCTCTCtccataattttataaatatgttttaggTTCGTACATTCCATGCTGTTAAATCtgccatttgcaaacaataagAACGTTAGTATAATATAagtgttgaatttaaatttatgAGCATGTATCAAATCGATTtgatttttgtattgtgtttggTAAATCGTAAAAACCGAGGGTAAATGGCCATTGAACTTTTCTGATAAACTTCGATTACGTATGCTTATCAGTATACATTCGGTACAAACATGCTGGGAAAATGATAAATATTCGAAACAAGTGAAACATTAGTAAAAAAACCAAGCACGGTGTGTTTTCGTGTATACATATTGATCATTACCAACTCATTTCAAAATCAAGCCTTCATCCACCATATGAACTATTTGAGGAGTTCGTCAAGTTATCAGACTCTAAATGAATCTGGAGAATTATTTCATTTCGGGGCTGTCCGTTAAGCGCAGTTGTTGGTACACGCGCCTCTCACATAGGCGACCCGGATTCGATCCCGGTTCCCGGAGACACTTGAatttggtggtcaccataccggacatgtGGGGTTTCCTACGGgtatcccccccccctcccccacaaCTCAAAGAATGCgtcaaaatatacaatatttcGATTACAACTAAATCGCTGGATATTGCAGCTATAATTTAACATTTGTCAAAATGTTCATTAGTCTAGTGGGTTAATTAGGTAGGAGAGCTGGGGCACACTCCGGGTCTATGCATTATGCAGCCTGCGatgcggaaggacctcataaacttcgaaatatgCATTACATTTCGGTTTACACTATCTAATCGGAGCGGCTAGCTCGGTTTGTAGAGCGCTGGACTAAAAGTCTGAGGATCTGGGGTTCAGGTCCCTCCCGACTTCATACATGTAGTTTGTAATATGAATCTTACTTCGACCATTCACTTTCTACTTCTGATCTAGGGCAGTTGGGAGTTACTGGAAAACGGATGTGCACTAAGTAGTGGTAAACTAGATCAAAGGAAAAGTTTGAGATATATATCAGCCCGATTTGATATTACTGAAATGTTGTTGAAAATCGACGAAAACCGTAAACAAAAAACGTATCAAAAAGAGAATGATACTTCAATAACAAAGAGTAGTTTTTTATTTTCCTTAAAAAATCTAATGTTAATGTCCGATTAGTTAACATGTTACATAGACCAGTGTTTTAAGTGTAGTGAaaagtaaggtcacttccaacagccttgctgttgggctagctctttagcgacgtggttaaagtgtcggactaccactctggaggtcgtgggttcaatccccggcttgagctcagtattttcacattaattgggttattttcacattaatgtcggactaccactctggaggtcgtgggttcaatccccggcttgagctcagtattttcacattaatggcgacgaggatGGGATCCGAACTCACGCGGGGAAACCCCAATGCATTAGCACGTTTGCAGTAATGACAACCCCCACATGGCAAGTGCTCTGGACGAATACCCGCTACGTAAAACGAACAGGGAACCAGATAATCAGGCCTTCGGAATAAACTGTCTGCATTACCGTGTTTCTTACCCGGCCGATGTTGAATAACCATGTGGTATTGGGACAACTCTTCAATCCATCTAGCCAACTGTCCTTGGGGATCCTTGAACTTCAGTAACCACGTCAGACTGAAATGATCTGTTCGCACTGTAAACATTTGCCCCAGCAAATAATACCGAAAATGACTGGTAAATCTCACAATGCTCAATAGTTCCTTTCTGGTTGTGCAATACTTTCGCTGTTCTGGGGTTAAAGACAGACTGCTATAAGCAATAATTATTTCTTCCCCGTTTTGCAACTGGATAAGTTCAGCACCAATTGCCACGTCTGAAGCATCTGTATCCAAAATAAATGGATCTTTACTGTTTGGAAGGCTCAATACTGGCGGATGAGTGCCTTCTTTAATGCCTCAAAAGCCTCTTGTCATACCACCGAAATTTATTCTTTCCTGTTATATTGTATAAAGGCTGAGCCAATTGTGCAAAGTCCTTAACAAATGAACGATGGTAATTAGCCAATCCAAGGAACCTTTCTACATCTTTCGATGAAACTGGAACGGGCCACTCAGCAACTGTCTGTATAGCTTTTGAAGTCATCTTCAGCTGGTTACTTGTAACTGTCCGGCCAAAAAACTCCACTTCCCGTTGAAAGAGAATACATTTCCGGGGCTTCAACTTTAAACCGTGTTGTCTGGACCGACGTAAAGTGTCTATCAAGTTTCTCAAATGACTATCGAAATCTTGACCTAGGACCAGGACATCATCTAGGAACGCAAGCACCGTCTTCCATGTAAGCCCAGGCAACACCAGGTTGATAACCCGGGAAAATGTGGCGGGAGAATTGCTCATTCCAAAACCCATACGCACATGTTCAAACAACCCATATTTGGTCACACACGCAGTCTTCTTTCGATCTTCAGGATTGACCAGAACCTGCCAATAAGCGGAATTTACATCCAATTTTGAAAACCACAGGTTTCCCGCAAGGGTGTCTAGGCAATCCTCAATCAACGGTAATGGAAATGTATCTTTAACAGTCACATCATTCAAGACTCTGTAGTCGATACACCACCATCTCTTTTCCGTATGAGAACTGGCGATGACGCCCAATCAGAAACAGACACTTGAATAACGCCTGCATCTAGCATTTTTCTTAAATGCCCTTCTTCCTCATTTACAAAACAAGCCGGTGTTCGTCTCATGCGCTGCTTAATTGGCTTTGCATCTCCGGTATCGATTTTGTGGTCGATTCCCGTAAAAGTTCCCAAATCGAAATCATCTTGTGCAAAGACATCTTGATATTCCGATAAGCATGCATACAATTTCTGGCTTTGTTCTTCATTGAGGCATGTAATGGATGACTCATAAAGGCCTTTAAGATGTTCTGGAAGGCTAGTTTTAGATTTCCCATCTGTTTCTAGTGTTGGGAGCTGAGAACAAGATGTCTTCATCTCCCCTAACTGGTTCTCATTTACTGCGGAGACATTTAACCCTGAGTTACTATAAGAAACATCAGGTTCTTGTGACCCTTCAAGGTAACTAAATACCTCACAAGCCATTGCAATCAACGTGTTTTTCCTCAATGTTGCAAAAGTCTCTTTAACATTGATGAAACACACCAATGGATCCCTGTTGGCTGCCATAACTGTCCTTGGCATCAGAACTTTATGTGTCCCCAACGATTCGACAACGTAGTCACTGGGCATGGGTGCATCTAACTTACAAGGCAAGCGTACCACCGAATAAGGTGGGACCACCACTCTCTTTTTCAACATCACTCTAGCCACCGTCGGCTTCCCTTCTTTGAAACTAGAGCTAACTGGTATTATTTCCCCATCCAGTAT
Encoded proteins:
- the LOC127870735 gene encoding uncharacterized protein LOC127870735, which codes for MSTESHVSVSEIYPIVCGLVTKSLVSCSTDSSIAHRGKKAIRNDLVHRFQPESEEAARSTAALGALLDPRYKKLAFFSSKQRKITQDTLESRVDDFPLRFTINNGDIETPSKRRKLDFLDFGSPESTLEDELQCYVNEKSVGMDPLQWWRENEAGFQKVVVVARRVLSVPATSVPYKRVFSSTGLLLSKLRNRLSSCIVDAIVFLNKNRVNVCYVDEDEA
- the LOC127870734 gene encoding uncharacterized protein LOC127870734 gives rise to the protein MLEVPKQAEEGSSQNSSQYNPPVSVRISVGGACGSPTRKEQMQKDPLSQQEVQSSLSQSDDGKDKESTEQGTSSGGPSDSIKICRVQAGSSVVQITIGDLLLNTKLDSGAEISILSSRMYDKLKKAPKKVQDVVMQMADAETALKGFIIAPISIKLGSRCFKERIYVAPIVDEMLLGHDILHHLGVLLDMQSDTLILDGEIIPVSSSFKEGKPTVARVMLKKRVVVPPYSVVRLPCKLDAPMPSDYVVESLGTHKVLMPRTVMAANRDPLVCFINVKETFATLRKNTLIAMACEVFSYLEGSQEPDVSYSNSGLNVSAVNENQLGEMKTSCSQLPTLETDGKSKTSLPEHLKGLYESSITCLNEEQSQKLYACLSEYQDVFAQDDFDLGTFTGIDHKIDTGDAKPIKQRMRRTPACFVNEEEGHLRKMLDAGVIQVSVSDWASSPVLIRKRDGGVSTTES